Proteins from a genomic interval of Zingiber officinale cultivar Zhangliang chromosome 1B, Zo_v1.1, whole genome shotgun sequence:
- the LOC121983532 gene encoding exocyst complex component SEC15A-like: MMLHAPSKRRPAIENVEGGVDVVLATSIGNGEDLGPAVRHAFESGKPETLVHQLRNFAKKKEIEIEELCKLHYEDFIVAVDELRGVLVDADELKSMLSNENLRLQGVATGSLLNLEELLELYSIKKNVSEAMKTLKICIQVSKLCLTCNMHISSGRFYHAVKILDLIEKDYIQNTPLKAFKKVIEKQIPTLKKHIEKKVCSEFNDWLVHIRSAAREIGQLAIGQASAARQREEEKRSRQREAIEQSRFGVVGDSLYSLDIELIDDDSVLEFDLTPVYRAHHIHTCLGFKAKFHEYYYKNRLMQLNLDLQISSAQAFLESHQPFFAQIAGFFIVENRVLRTAGELLSESQVETLWETAIGKMTAVLENQFSRTDTTSHLLLIKDFVTLLSATLSRHGYRAAPLIQVLNSSRDKYHDLLISECRKQIRDILASDDFEQMVIKKEYEYNMNVLSFQLQSSDTVPAFPYVAPFSSSVPDSCRIVRSFIEDSVSYLSYGGPINFYDVVKKYLDKLMIEVLNAALLSMIHTGNIGVSQAMQIAANIAVLECTCDMFLCQAARLCSVPLRLVKRPNAGLAAKAVFKASQNAAYTALMHLIDSKLDDHLALLNNINWIADDSTENPNEYANELVVFLDNLISTAQQILSLEAVYKIGIGALSHISDSIVVAFLSDNLKRFTLSAVVGIGNDVRVLESFAEESFQNSGLIDLNKDRSFKDCLIESRQLVNLLLSNQPENFMNPVIREKNYGALDYKKVANVCEKFKDAPDRLFGSLSRGNAKQDARKKSMDMLKRRLKDFS; this comes from the exons ATGATGCTGCACGCGCCCTCCAAGAGGCGCCCCGCAATAGAAAACGTAGAAGGCGGCGTCGACGTCGTCCTCGCAACCTCCATCGGCAATGGCGAAGACTTGGGCCCCGCCGTCAGGCACGCCTTCGAGAGCGGCAAGCCCGAGACCCTCGTCCACCAGCTCAGAAACTTCGCCAAGAAAAAGGAAATCGAGATCGAAGAGCTCTGCAAGCTCCATTACGAGGACTTCATCGTCGCCGTCGACGAGCTACGCGGCGTCTTAGTCGACGCCGACGAGCTAAAGAGCATGCTCTCCAATGAGAATCTACGGTTACAGGGAGTGGCAACCGGATCCCTTCTAAATCTCGAGGAGCTCCTCGAGCTGTACTCGATCAAGAAGAATGTCTCAGAAGCCATGAAGACATTGAAG ATTTGCATTCAGGTTTCGAAGCTGTGCTTGACCTGCAACATGCACATCTCGAGCGGCAGGTTCTACCACGCAGTGAAAATCTTAGACTTGATCGAGAAGGACTACATCCAGAACACCCCTCTCAAGGCCTTCAAGAAGGTGATCGAGAAGCAGATACCGACGCTGAAAAAGCACATCGAGAAGAAAGTCTGCAGCGAGTTCAACGACTGGCTCGTTCATATACGAAGTGCGGCTAGGGAAATTGGGCAGTTGGCGATCGGACAGGCCTCCGCGGCTCGACAAAGGGAGGAGGAGAAGCGGTCTCGCCAAAGGGAAGCCATAGAACAGAGCAGATTTGGCGTCGTCGGAGATTCTCTCTACTCTTTGGACATCGAGCTCATCGATGATGACTCGGTGCTGGAGTTCGACCTGACGCCGGTTTATCGCGCGCACCACATCCACACTTGCCTCGGCTTCAAGGCGAAATTTCACGAGTATTACTACAAGAACCGCCTGATGCAGCTGAACTTGGACTTGCAGATCTCGTCGGCGCAAGCGTTTCTCGAGTCCCACCAGCCCTTCTTCGCCCAGATCGCCGGCTTCTTCATCGTCGAAAATCGTGTTCTTCGAACTGCCGGGGAATTGCTGTCGGAGAGTCAGGTGGAGACCCTGTGGGAGACTGCGATCGGGAAGATGACGGCGGTGCTGGAGAATCAGTTCTCGCGGACGGATACCACCAGCCACCTGTTACTCATCAAAGACTTCGTCACTCTCCTCAGCGCCACCCTGTCCCGCCATGGCTACAGGGCGGCGCCTCTGATTCAGGTCCTCAACAGCAGCAGGGACAAGTACCATGACCTCCTGATCAGCGAGTGCCGGAAGCAAATCAGAGACATCCTGGCCAGCGATGACTTCGAGCAGATGGTGATCAAGAAAGAGTACGAGTACAACATGAACGTGCTGTCGTTCCAGCTGCAGTCCTCAGACACAGTGCCGGCTTTCCCCTACGTCGCGCCGTTCTCCTCTTCAGTTCCAGATTCGTGCCGTATCGTTCGTTCCTTCATTGAGGACTCTGTCAGCTACTTATCCTACGGCGGCCCGATCAATTTCTACGATGTGGTCAAGAAGTACTTAGACAAGCTCATGATTGAAGTGCTGAATGCGGCACTGCTAAGCATGATTCACACAGGCAATATAGGCGTTTCCCAGGCGATGCAAATTGCGGCGAACATAGCTGTTCTTGAGTGCACTTGTGACATGTTTCTTTGTCAGGCTGCCCGGCTTTGCTCCGTTCCGTTACGGTTAGTCAAGAGGCCGAATGCCGGGTTGGCTGCTAAGGCTGTATTCAAGGCATCACAGAATGCTGCCTACACTGCACTGATGCATTTGATCGATTCCAAGTTGGATGATCATCTTGCATTGTTGAACAATATCAATTGGATAGCTGATGACTCGACCGAGAACCCGAATGAGTATGCTAACGAACTCGTCGTGTTTCTCGACAACCTGATATCCACTGCTCAGCAAATTTTGTCTTTGGAGGCTGTTTATAAGATCGGAATTGGCGCTCTTAGCCATATTTCTGACTCGATTGTAGTCGCTTTTCTTAGTGATAACCTGAAAAGGTTCACCCTTAGTGCTGTTGTCGGCATTGGTAATGATGTAAGAGTGTTGGAATCTTTCGCAGAAGAAAGCTTTCAGAATTCCGGCTTGATCGATTTGAACAAAGATCGTAGCTTCAAAGACTGTTTGATAGAGTCCAGGCAATTGGTGAACCTTCTGCTCAGCAATCAGCCTGAGAATTTCATGAATCCTGTGATCAGGGAGAAAAATTATGGAGCTCTGGACTACAAGAAAGTTGCAAACGTCTGCGAAAAGTTCAAGGATGCGCCGGATAGGTTGTTCGGAAGTCTGTCGAGAGGAAATGCGAAGCAAGATGCTCGAAAGAAGTCCATGGACATGTTGAAGAGAAGACTGAAAGACTTCAGTTAA
- the LOC121983548 gene encoding 14-3-3 protein 6-like encodes MASAREQSVYLAKLAEQGERYEEMVEYMEKVARSVPAGEELTVEERNLLSVAYKNVIGARRASWRIVSSIEQKEEGRGNHDHVAAIRAYRGRIENELSNICAGILRLIEDRLIPAAATADSKVFYLKMKGDYHRYLAEFKIGSERKDAAEGTLSAYKAAQDIASAELASTHPIRLGLALNFSVFYYEILNSPDKACFLAKQAFDEAIGELDTLGEESYKDSTLIMQLLRDNLTLWTSDMQDDGMDMDEIKETTKPDDE; translated from the exons ATGGCATCAGCGAGGGAGCAGAGTGTGTACCTGGCGAAGCTGGCAGAGCAGGGGGAGAGGTACGAGGAGATGGTAGAGTACATGGAGAAGGTTGCTAGATCGGTGCCGGCCGGGGAGGAGCTCACCGTGGAGGAGCGCAACCTCCTATCTGTTGCTTACAAGAACGTCATCGGCGCCCGCCGAGCCTCCTGGCGGATCGTCTCTTCCATCGAGCAGAAGGAGGAGGGCCGCGGCAACCATGACCACGTGGCTGCCATCCGCGCTTATCGAGGACGGATCGAGAACGAGCTCTCCAACATATGCGCCGGGATCCTCCGCCTTATCGAGGATCGGCTCATCCCGGCCGCCGCCACTGCGGATTCCAAGGTCTTTTACCTCAAGATGAAGGGCGACTACCACCGTTACCTCGCCGAGTTCAAGATCGGATCCGAGCGAAAGGATGCAGCCGAGGGCACTCTCTCAGCCTACAAGGCTGCTCAG GATATTGCATCGGCGGAGTTGGCATCTACTCATCCAATTAGGCTAGGACTGGCCTTGAACTTCTCAGTCTTCTACTACGAGATCTTGAACTCGCCGGACAAAGCTTGCTTTCTTGCGAAACAG GCTTTTGATGAGGCAATCGGAGAGCTGGATACTCTTGGAGAGGAATCATACAAAGACAGCACTCTGATCATGCAGCTTTTACGTGACAACCTTACCTTGTGGACCTCAGATATGCAG GATGATGGCATGGACATGGATGAAATCAAAGAAACAACCAAGCCTGATGATGAGTAA
- the LOC121983564 gene encoding trihelix transcription factor ASIL1-like — MAAAAGSLERWAGPPLPRSRKTVPGQPWSDLETAHLIDAYEERWYALKRGQLRAQQWEEVAAAVAARCGLEEPSKTGTQCRHKIEKLRKRYRAERQRPVASAWSFFGRMDRMERGPLPITVRPPAAAGRALDVRSTDDEDEEEDEEVERVENNVRSINGILQGPHRGPSRISRNHVPPKRRHFEVEEEEADESNEEDSEGEALGSGKKIMSHLSAVVRGFSEGLMRIEKRRMELLRELERDWMEMQRKQTHMIRESEQCLLDMIADAFASTKKAKKS, encoded by the coding sequence ATGGCTGCCGCAGCCGGATCGCTGGAGCGATGGGCCGGCCCGCCGCTGCCTCGGTCGCGGAAGACCGTCCCGGGCCAGCCCTGGTCCGACCTCGAGACCGCCCATCTGATCGACGCCTACGAGGAGAGGTGGTACGCCCTGAAGCGCGGGCAGCTCAGGGCCCAGCAGTGGGAGGAAgtcgccgccgccgtcgccgccAGATGCGGCCTCGAGGAGCCCTCCAAGACCGGCACCCAGTGTCGCCACAAGATCGAGAAGCTTCGAAAGCGGTACCGCGCGGAGCGGCAACGCCCCGTCGCCTCTGCCTGGTCCTTCTTCGGCCGCATGGACCGCATGGAGCGCGGCCCCCTCCCTATCACCGTACGCCCACCGGCTGCGGCTGGGCGTGCTCTCGACGTTCGCTCCACCGACGACGAAGACGAGGAAGAAGACGAGGAGGTTGAGAGAGTTGAAAACAACGTTCGGAGTATTAATGGAATCCTTCAGGGGCCTCACCGGGGCCCTTCGAGGATTTCCAGGAATCACGTTCCTCCCAAAAGGAGACATTTTGAggtggaagaagaggaggcagaTGAATCCAATGAGGAAGATTCAGAGGGTGAAGCTCTAGGCAGTGGCAAAAAGATCATGTCGCATCTGTCTGCTGTTGTGAGAGGGTTCAGTGAGGGCTTGATGAGGATTGAGAAGCGAAGAATGGAATTGTTGAGGGAGCTAGAAAGAGACTGGATGGAGATGCAAAGGAAGCAGACCCATATGATAAGGGAGTCAGAACAGTGCCTCTTAGACATGATTGCTGATGCTTTCGCTTCTACCAAGAAAGCAAAGAAGTCATAG